A stretch of Oryza brachyantha chromosome 4, ObraRS2, whole genome shotgun sequence DNA encodes these proteins:
- the LOC107304007 gene encoding protein LAX PANICLE 2-like, whose amino-acid sequence MVPARRLHLVVDAPHGHAARCDVGVTAPPPEPDARFMAQEPINQQQQHHDPPKPPQEQPQQERIQDDHRREPTPTQPQRLQLQLGAGDHHQQEAGTSGSSSGGSTSNGVGGGGGNGARDWLRLSLAPASPAASGSGSDIDLFTSTSDHRATTTTPLPLRHHHHDMLVLPGMPPGPPFLRPAMPGIPQASIPPHMPRAAPPWLPPWGPVAGAASAAAPPHPLLPFAHRAFYAAPPSNSASAFDTIRVVLPPSAVAAAAGVWFVLQAAPHQGREPFLPQIPRSYLRIKDGRVTVRLLTKYLVNKLGLEDESEVEITCRGRQLLPILTLQHVRDSIWCQRDAVSPSFVPDVSTADHIMVLQYGRRP is encoded by the exons ATGGTCCCGGCTCGGAGACTGcacctcgtcgtcgacgcGCCGCATGGCCATGCCGCCCGCTGCGACGTCGGCgtgacggcgccgccgccggagccggacgCGAGGTTTATGGCGCAGGAGCCCAtcaaccagcagcagcagcaccacgaCCCGCCCAAGCCGCCGCAGGAGCAGCCTCAGCAGGAGAGGATCCAGGACGATCACCGAAGggagccgacgccgacgcAGCCGCAGAGGCTCCAGCTGCAGCTCGGCGCCGGggaccaccaccagcaggAGGCCGGCACCAGcgggagcagcagcggcgggagCACCAGCAACGGCGtgggcggtggaggaggcaaCGGCGCCAGGGACTGGCTCCGCCTCAGCCTCGCTCCGGCATCCCCGGCCGCATCGGGATCAGGCTCCGACATCGACCTCTTCACTTCGACGTCCGACCaccgcgccaccaccaccacgccgctgccgctgcgccaccaccaccatgacATGCTCGTCCTCCCCGGCATGCCGCCGGGGCCGCCGTTCCTCCGCCCCGCCATGCCCGGCATTCCGCAGGCGTCGATACCTCCGCACATgccgcgcgccgccccgccctgGCTTCCGCCGTGGGGCCCCGTCGCcggggccgcctcggccgcggcgccgccgcatcctCTCCTCCCGTTCGCGCACCGCGCGTTCTACGCGGCGCCGCCCAGcaactccgcctccgccttcgACACGATCAGGGTCGTCCTCCCGCCGTCCGCCgtggcagccgccgccggcgtctgGTTCGTGCTCCAGGCCGCGCCCCACCA AGGGAGGGAGCCATTCTTGCCTCAGATTCCAAGGAGCTACTTACGGATCAA GGATGGGAGGGTGACAGTCAGGCTGCTGACCAAGTACCTGGTTAACAAGCTTGGATTGGAGGATGAATCAGAG GTGGAAATCACATGCAGAGGGAGACAGCTTCTCCCGATCCTGACATTGCAGCATGTCCGTGACAGTATCTGGTGCCAGAGAGACGCCGTGTCACCGTCGTTTGTGCCGGACGTATCAACCGCTGACCACATCATGGTTTTGCAGTATGGCAGAAGGCCGTAG